A portion of the Spartobacteria bacterium genome contains these proteins:
- a CDS encoding zinc transporter ZntB, with amino-acid sequence MTPFFIYAYLLDGHGSGTPLNSEQVVQWQPGDGCLWIHIDYTNPGAREWLEKESRLRSYVIDTLTADEVRPRAYSSEDAVVIALRGINMTPGEAPEDMVAIRAWLSEFMMITSSDHTVMSVSDMVDAIENGSGPKNTGSFIFMLTDFIAEHIELVVDQLEERLDKLEVALLNPDTVDLGHRLTALRREAIILRRYLSPQREAMIKLSNEHQSWINLLDFNHLRDVTDRILRHTEDLESLRDRAVLTQEEWRNRITEQMNNRMYVLSVFSIIFLPLGFLTGLLGINIGGVPGTNNPQAFMWFIFILLVLLAVQLLILKRKKWF; translated from the coding sequence ATGACCCCGTTTTTTATCTATGCGTATCTTCTGGATGGTCACGGATCTGGGACGCCGCTCAATTCAGAGCAGGTTGTCCAGTGGCAGCCGGGCGATGGCTGTTTATGGATTCACATTGATTATACAAATCCCGGGGCCAGGGAATGGCTGGAAAAGGAAAGTCGACTGCGGAGTTATGTAATCGATACATTGACGGCCGATGAAGTGCGGCCGCGTGCCTATTCTTCGGAAGACGCCGTTGTTATTGCATTGCGGGGTATCAATATGACTCCAGGAGAGGCGCCGGAGGACATGGTGGCCATTCGCGCTTGGCTTAGCGAGTTCATGATGATCACCTCATCCGACCACACGGTTATGTCGGTGTCGGATATGGTTGACGCGATCGAAAATGGCAGCGGTCCGAAGAACACCGGATCCTTTATCTTTATGCTCACGGATTTTATTGCCGAGCATATTGAACTGGTGGTCGATCAGCTGGAAGAAAGGTTAGATAAACTGGAAGTCGCCCTGCTGAATCCTGACACGGTTGATTTGGGACACCGATTGACCGCCCTGCGGCGGGAGGCCATTATTCTCAGGCGGTATCTTTCACCTCAACGGGAAGCCATGATCAAACTGAGCAACGAACATCAATCGTGGATCAACCTGCTCGATTTCAATCATCTGCGTGATGTAACAGATCGCATACTGCGTCATACAGAAGACCTCGAGTCACTGCGAGACCGGGCTGTTCTCACTCAGGAGGAGTGGCGAAACAGGATCACCGAACAAATGAATAACAGGATGTATGTCTTGTCCGTTTTTTCGATTATTTTTCTGCCGCTGGGATTCCTTACGGGGTTGCTGGGCATTAACATCGGTGGTGTCCCCGGCACCAATAACCCACAGGCTTTTATGTGGTTCATCTTCATCCTTCTGGTATTGCTGGCAGTGCAGCTCCTGATTTTGAAGCGCAAAAAATGGTTCTAG